The following coding sequences lie in one Haematobia irritans isolate KBUSLIRL chromosome 3, ASM5000362v1, whole genome shotgun sequence genomic window:
- the LOC142229592 gene encoding uncharacterized protein LOC142229592, which translates to MDLFDQLKTSGPVEKGFKKGKKEEKRTPDSKNKSHTDKERRKSIDKHRSLEDNGKKKNGQEDNLLKKKSSSIEKENSKKKKDHHHQEKKSSKNLEASTKQNPANKDKYANSSPSKHKSNDVATKRKDDHDRKLAQFNAVHKSHDKKNKRRESLPISLETKLNKKKVDKSRSLSPPKNTPPTKVKPVKVKVERKTLDQVNSKSSNTSLNKEVKKTPTKAQQKLFENPMGIKKSKDSISRKHAIKRCVVRIRRDNLEKLMREFRKNKSQTKLSKLVLGKRSAASSPTFKNDGSPPLKKGKTGSVSKPQKSSFFIKLATPKLDKSKTEKKDKKSSSTKYIHSSSSSSSSVAQHNKIKNSKSSVNTTPTKFSKSQLISTFGERWFKSRVRIEKCKHTLAMIFESNARARRAQNKHKKSKNLSVSFRDQVEVFGDTTDSDDSYDENFCAIPNANSSTSSTRNGRRGSGLATTPAVAAPAIVMPARLKKVENGRVVDDIVLDPSLFLGSQSLVASTPYSPGRKKRDHKSFSPLKDEGTPSPRKEQLKLANERVPPTGLRRLNIEDEDDDEDDDCEYIVPIELPQRRASRTSSTNTIEAGPAIIPPTFDDAAETPYNSSAIFNKIDEVINIAKAIVSPVTVSSTNTAEGAIPTNNGDGNDNSDIESHDSFQSANSHVKKNSPDAALDDGNASTLNGNAEKTMNNASVNLFLEDSQTNEDSREKNYVDSIINETIDKLGRDIGSSNSPLSNETLKN; encoded by the exons ATGGATTTGTTTGACCAGTTAAAAACTTCCGGACCCGTAGAAAAGGGattcaaaaaaggaaaaaaggaGGAGAAAAGAACGCCAGACTCAAAGAATAAATCCCACACTGATAAGGAAAGAAGGAAATCAATTGACAAACATCGTTCTTTGGAAGATAATGGAAAGAAGAAAAATGGTCAAGAAGACAATCTCTTGAAAAAGAAAAGTTCCAGCATTGAAAAGGAgaattccaaaaaaaagaaagatcATCATCATCAAGAGAAAAAGAGCTCAAAGAATTTAGAGGCCAGTACTAAACAAAACCCTGCAAATAAAGACAAATATGCTAATTCCTCACCGTCGAAACACAAATCGAATGATGTGGCCACAAAAAGAAAAGACGACCATGATCGGAAATTAGCTCAATTTAATGCAGTGCACAAATCGCATGACAAGAAAAACAAACGTCGAGAGTCCTTGCCCATTTCGTTAGAgacaaaactaaataaaaagaaGGTGGACAAATCTCGTAGCTTATCTCCACCTAAAAACACACCACCCACCAAAGTTAAGCCTGTTAAGGTTAAAGTGGAACGAAAGACTCTGGATCAAGTGAATAGCAAAAGTAGTAATACTTCTCTCAATAAAGAAGTGAAGAAGACACCCACGAAAGCGcaacaaaagttatttgaaaatcccatgggcataaaaaaatcaaaagattcaatttcaagaaaacatgCCATAAAACGCTGTGTAGTCCGTATACGCAGGGATAACTTGGAAAAGCTAATGAGGGAGTTCCGTAAAAATAAATCGCAAACGAAATTGTCAAAACTAGTTTTGGGTAAGAGATCGGCCGCTTCTTCGCCTACATTTAAAAATGATGGTTCACCACCTCTcaaaaaaggcaaaacagggtctgTGAGTAAGCCACAGAAGTCCAGCTTTTTCATCAAATTGGCAACACCTAAATTGGACAAGTCGAAGACGGAAAAGAAGGATAAGAAATCGTCCTCCACAAAGTATATTCACTCCTCGTCCTCTTCATCATCATCGGTGGCACagcataataaaattaaaaattcgaaaTCCTCCGTAAACACTACGCCAACAAAGTTCTCAAAGAGCCAGTTGATAAGTACGTTTGGCGAGCGATGGTTCAAATCACGTGTTCGCATTGAGAAATGTAAACATACGCTCGCCATGATTTTTGAATCAAATGCTAGAGCTCGAAGGGCACAGAACaagcacaaaaaatcgaaaaatctttcGGTTTCATTTCGTGATCAAGTTGAAGTCTTTGGCGATACCACAGATTCAGACGATTCGTACGATGAAAATTTCTGTGCTATACCCAACGCCAACTCCTCCACTTCGTCCACACGCAACGGTCGGCGTGGTAGTGGATTGGCCACAACACCAGCTGTCGCAGCCCCTGCCATTGTAATGCCCGCCCGTTTAAAGAAGGTAGAAAATGGTCGTGTTGTCGATGACATAGTTTTAGATCCTTCATTATTCTTGGGTTCCCAAAGTCTTGTGGCAAGTACCCCATACTCTCCAGGACGAAAGAAACGTGATCACAAATCTTTCAGTCCCCTCAAAGATGAGGGTACACCCAGTCCTCGTAAAGAACAATTGAAATTGGCAAATGAAAGGGTGCCACCCACAGGTTTAAGGCGTTTGAATATCGAAGACGAGGATGACGATGAAGATGATGATTGTGAATATATTG TACCTATTGAGTTGCCTCAACGTCGAGCATCACGTACAAGCTCCACAAATACTATTGAAGCTGGTCCTGCCATCATTCCGCCTACATTTGATGATGCCGCCGAAACACCCTACAATTCATCcgctattttcaataaaattgatgAGGTGATTAATATCGCTAAGGCTATTGTATCACCGGTTACTGTTTCTAGTACGAACACTGCTGAGGGTGCAATACCCACAAATAATGGTGATGGAAATGATAATTCAGACATTGAATCTCATGATAGTTTCCAATCTGCAAATAGTCATGTCAAGAAAAATAGCCCGGATGCAGCATTAGATGATGGCAATGCGTCGACATTAAATGGCAACGCAGAGAAAACAATGAATAACGCATCTGTAAATTTATTCTTGGAAG ATTCACAAACTAATGAAGATTCTCGCGAGAAAAACTACGTGGATAGTATAATCAATGAAACGATTGATAAATTGGGTCGGGATATAGGATCCAGTAACAGTCCTCTTAGTAATGAGACCTTAAAAAACTAA